The Gemmatimonas aurantiaca T-27 DNA segment CGGCTCATCGGTGTATGATTTCCCGGTGCGGCCTGCGGGTCGCGCTCAGTCCCGTCCCTTTCAACACGACCATGCGCTCCAGTAATCCGATGCTCGCGCGTTTCGCCGATGCGGCACGCGCCACTGTCAGTGGTTCCCGCTCCGAGACCATGACGGTCACGGGGACCGCCACCAAGGCCCTGATGCTGTTGGCGGTGCTCAGCTTTTCCGCCGCGCTCGTCTGGCAGAAGGTTGCCAGCGGCCGCACCGATCTGGTCATGCCGGCCATGCTGGTGGGTGGTATCGGTGGCTTCATCTTCGCGATGATCGCGATCTTCAAGCCGCAGACGGCACCGTGGACGGCCCCCATCTATGCGGCGTTGGAGGGCATCCTGCTGGGTGCCATTTCAGCGGTCTACAACGCGCAGTATGCCGGGTTGCCACAGCAGGCGGTGATGCTGACCATTGGTGTCGCGGCGGGCGTGTTCGCGCTGTATCACTTCCGCGTCATTCGTGCGACGGCTGGCTTCAAGCGCATGATGTTCAGCGCGATCGTCGGTATCGGCCTGTTCTACATCGGCTCGATGGTGTTGGGTCTGTTCGGCGTGAACATCGGCTACTTCGGTTCGACCAGCATGCTGAGCATCGGCATCAACGTGGTGATTGCCGGTGTGGCGGCACTCAGCTTGGTGCTCGACTTCGATCGCATTGAAGAAGGCGTGCGTATGGGCGCCCCGAAGTCGATGGAGTGGTTCAGTGCCTTCGGCCTGATGGTGACGCTGATCTGGTTGTATCTCGAACTCCTGCGTCTGCTCTCGCGTCTGCAGGGGCGTAGCGACGACTGACCCACGAAGTTGATGTCACGAAGTTGATGTGATGCAAAAGCGGCCCGGAGAGGATTTCTCCGGGCCGCATTGTTTTTCGGGTGGCGAACCTCTAGGGCTGGATGCACCATTGCCAATGGCGGCGTGGCGATGAATGCTCGCCGGGAATTGCTCAACGACCGATTGGAAGGCACGTCCATTTCCTGGAGGGGGTCCGTGTTCTCAAGCCACCGCTGGAGGCCCATCGCGCACTCGTTGCGTCCCAACGTGGCTCTGCTGCTGCTCGCTGCCGTTGTCTGCGGCGCCTGCGGTGGCTCGACCGGTGATGGCATCGTTACGCCACCACCACCTCCACCGCCGGATCCATCGGTGGCCAGCGTCATCGCCGTTTCGCAGCAGACGGTTCAATTGTCGGCGATCGGCCACACCGCCACGGTGACGGCCACGGTGCGGGATCAGCGTGGACGCGAGATGCCATCGGCTGATGTGCAGTGGACCATGCAGGACACGGCCGTGGCAACGGTTTCTTCGACCGGAGTGGTTGTCGCGCGGCGCAATGGCACGACACAAGCGCGGGTCGCTTCGGGGGCATTGTCCGCCGTGGTGGAGGTACAGGTCCGGCAACGTGTCTCAGCGCTATCCAGCGCATCCAGCAGCAGGCAGTTCGCGTCGCTCGGCGATACGAGCACGTTCCCGGTACTTGCGGTGGACGCCAACCGCGTGCCGGTGGCCGACGCGGTGTTGCAGTGGTCGAGCTCCAACGAACAGGTTGTGCGCGTGCTGGACGGCGGTCGGTTCGTGTCGGTGGGGAACGGTACGGCGACGGTGCACGCACAAGTCGACGCGGTTCGGTGGAGCGGAGAAGCCTCGGTGCGTCAACTTCCCGCCACACTCCAGCTACGCGGTCAGCTTTCCGATTCCATGGTGGTCAGTGATTCTGCACTGACCTCCGTCGTTGTCCGCGATCAGAACGGGCATGCGATCATGGATGTGCCCGTGGTCATCACGAGCAGCAACCCGCAGGTGGTTGCGATCGAGCGATCCTCGATGATCCGGGCGCTTCGGGCTGGAGATGCCACAATCACCGCCAGTGTCCCGAACGGTCCCACATCTCCACCGCATCGTGTGGTCGTCGGCACGCGAAGGCTCGAACCCATTCCTCCATTCCTGGCAACTCCTGCGGCGAACGCGTCGTGGGAGATCCCTGTGGTGATCATCAGGTATCTGCCAACGCTCGACGGTCGACGTGTGGACTCGGTGGAGGCGAGTATGCGGGGGACATTGGACGAAGTACGGTCCCGCATCACGGTGTTGGAGGAACGCGTCAAGTTCATGCTCGAGGAAGGCAGCCGCTTTCGAGGGTATCGCGATGCGACGGCGTTGCCATCGGTGGGATACCGCGTGCTTCACATTGTGACCGTGTATGAGCACTTCACCCGAGGGCAGGAAGTGCCCTGGAATCGTGGGCACTACTTTCCCGACTACCACAGAATCCTCGAGGCGGCCAATGCCCGAACTTGGGTGGAACAGCGGGGCGTGAAAGAATTCTGGGTGTGGGGATACCACTCGGAGAAGTTCGAACAGCCAGAATCGAACATGTCCAGCCCGGTCACCGGGGACATCTCGAACAGTGCACGATCTCAGGACGATCTTCCGGTCTTCAATCGCACGTACACGGTGTACGGCTACAATTTCGCGAGAACGCAGGCAGAGGCGGTGCACAATCACGGGCATCAGCTCGAAGCCATCCTCGGCCACATCGACCCGGGAATATTCTGGACGGAGTTCGTCGGTCGCAGTGCAGCAAACTCGTATACGATGGGCCGGGCCGGGTGGACGCACATGCCTCCGAATACGCTGACGGACTATGACTATCTGAACACCCGCCGTGTGGCGAGTGACATTGCAGATTGGCGGCCCGGTGGCGGAGCGACATCCGAGGTGTCACTCGAGACGTGGGCCACACTCCCCTATCGTTGGCCCACGGCGCTGGCGCCTGGCGAGCGGCAAATCGCGCAGCGTGATGAATCCCAGTGGTACATCTACTGGATGCAGAACATGCCGGGCCGTGGCAACCAA contains these protein-coding regions:
- a CDS encoding Bax inhibitor-1/YccA family protein, whose protein sequence is MRSSNPMLARFADAARATVSGSRSETMTVTGTATKALMLLAVLSFSAALVWQKVASGRTDLVMPAMLVGGIGGFIFAMIAIFKPQTAPWTAPIYAALEGILLGAISAVYNAQYAGLPQQAVMLTIGVAAGVFALYHFRVIRATAGFKRMMFSAIVGIGLFYIGSMVLGLFGVNIGYFGSTSMLSIGINVVIAGVAALSLVLDFDRIEEGVRMGAPKSMEWFSAFGLMVTLIWLYLELLRLLSRLQGRSDD